One Chordicoccus furentiruminis DNA window includes the following coding sequences:
- a CDS encoding amino acid ABC transporter permease has translation MFWTVTSSLWDGFLMTLKLFVLTLLFSLPLGLLISLGSMSRIAVLKYPLKFLIWIIRGTPLLLQLLVIYYGPGILLQKNIWGSGDTGRFIAALAAFVINYACYFSEIYRGGIQGIPVGQYEAGQVLGLTKGQIFRRIVLLQVIKAIVPPMANEIITLVKDTSLARVIAVYEIIWSGERFIKRAGIIWPLFYTGVFYLVFSGLLTLLFHYIEKKLDYFR, from the coding sequence ATGTTCTGGACTGTCACATCCTCTCTCTGGGACGGCTTTCTGATGACGCTGAAGCTGTTCGTCCTCACACTGCTGTTCTCGCTTCCGCTGGGACTGCTGATCAGTCTCGGCTCCATGAGCCGCATCGCCGTTCTGAAATATCCTTTGAAATTTCTGATCTGGATCATCCGCGGAACGCCGCTGCTGCTGCAGCTTCTGGTGATTTATTACGGGCCCGGAATCCTTCTGCAGAAGAACATCTGGGGCTCGGGAGATACCGGCCGCTTCATTGCGGCACTGGCTGCCTTCGTCATCAACTATGCCTGCTACTTCTCGGAGATTTACCGTGGCGGCATTCAGGGAATTCCGGTGGGCCAGTATGAGGCGGGCCAGGTGCTCGGACTGACGAAGGGCCAGATCTTCCGCCGGATCGTGCTGCTTCAGGTCATCAAGGCCATTGTGCCTCCGATGGCCAACGAGATCATCACACTGGTCAAGGACACGTCCCTCGCGAGAGTGATCGCGGTCTATGAGATCATCTGGAGCGGCGAACGTTTCATCAAGAGAGCGGGCATCATCTGGCCGCTGTTCTACACCGGGGTATTTTATCTTGTGTTCAGCGGCCTCCTGACGCTGCTGTTCCACTATATCGAGAAAAAGCTGGATTATTTCAGATGA
- a CDS encoding transporter substrate-binding domain-containing protein, protein MKKKMLSLMLAAMMTVSCAVPALAADSDTAAVSGAESAAESFDPKGDLAYIKDKGDLIVGITDFEPMDYKDDDGKWIGFDADLAAKVAEDLGVDVKFVEIDWDNKILELNNKSIDCVWNGMTLTDEVTKSMDCTNAYCNNAQVVVLPSDKADKYKDEDSLKDLQFAVEAGSAGEAAAEEKGFSCTSVTSQADTLMEVKAGTSDAAIIDLLMAGAMIGKGTSYPDLTHTLELTTEKYGVGCRQGSDLRDCINGEFVKLYKDGTMKKIAEKYGVQDALIEQK, encoded by the coding sequence ATGAAGAAGAAAATGCTGAGTCTGATGCTGGCCGCCATGATGACGGTTTCCTGCGCGGTGCCGGCTCTGGCGGCGGATTCGGATACGGCAGCCGTGTCCGGAGCGGAATCCGCGGCGGAGAGCTTCGATCCGAAGGGCGATCTTGCCTATATCAAAGACAAGGGAGACCTGATTGTCGGCATCACGGATTTCGAGCCGATGGATTACAAGGATGACGACGGAAAGTGGATCGGATTTGACGCGGATCTCGCCGCGAAGGTGGCTGAGGATCTGGGCGTTGACGTGAAGTTCGTCGAGATCGACTGGGACAACAAGATCCTTGAGCTGAACAACAAGAGCATCGACTGCGTGTGGAACGGTATGACGCTGACGGACGAGGTGACGAAGTCCATGGACTGCACCAACGCCTACTGCAATAACGCTCAGGTGGTCGTGCTTCCCTCCGACAAGGCGGACAAGTACAAGGACGAGGACAGCCTGAAGGATCTGCAGTTCGCCGTGGAAGCCGGATCGGCCGGCGAGGCCGCGGCGGAGGAAAAGGGCTTCAGCTGCACGTCGGTGACGTCTCAGGCGGACACACTGATGGAAGTGAAAGCCGGTACGTCGGATGCGGCGATCATCGATCTTCTGATGGCCGGCGCGATGATCGGGAAGGGGACGTCCTATCCGGATCTGACCCATACGCTTGAGCTGACGACCGAGAAATACGGCGTCGGATGCCGCCAGGGATCGGATCTCCGCGACTGCATCAACGGAGAGTTCGTGAAGCTGTACAAGGACGGGACGATGAAGAAGATCGCGGAGAAGTACGGCGTGCAGGACGCGCTGATCGAGCAGAAGTGA
- a CDS encoding amino acid ABC transporter ATP-binding protein, producing the protein MAFLEAEHISKHFGATDVLRDISFSMEEGQAVSIIGSSGSGKTTLLRCLNFLETPDGGVIRVKGETLFDGSDSRRLTDAEARSRRLHFGMVFQQFNLFPQYTAIENVMLAPRLAAKEKHQNRDAEIRNQAEALLGEMGLSNRINSYPHQLSGGQQQRVAIARALALHPDILCFDEPTSALDPELTGEVLRVIRNLAMQHTTMIIVTHEMAFARDVADRVIFMDGGRIVEQGASRDVIDHPKEKRTQEFLSNYAKGPGEDA; encoded by the coding sequence ATGGCATTTCTTGAAGCAGAGCATATCAGCAAGCATTTCGGCGCGACGGACGTCCTCAGAGACATCAGCTTTTCCATGGAGGAAGGTCAGGCGGTTTCGATCATCGGATCCTCCGGAAGCGGAAAGACGACGCTGCTTCGCTGTCTGAATTTTCTCGAGACGCCGGACGGAGGCGTCATCCGGGTGAAGGGCGAGACGCTGTTCGACGGATCGGACAGCCGGCGCCTTACGGACGCGGAGGCGCGGAGCCGGCGACTTCACTTCGGCATGGTCTTCCAGCAGTTTAATCTCTTTCCCCAGTACACCGCCATTGAGAACGTGATGCTGGCGCCGCGTCTGGCGGCGAAAGAGAAGCATCAGAACCGGGACGCGGAGATCCGGAATCAGGCGGAGGCGCTTCTCGGGGAGATGGGACTTTCCAACCGGATCAACAGCTACCCGCATCAGCTCTCCGGCGGACAGCAGCAGCGGGTGGCGATCGCCCGCGCGCTGGCTCTTCATCCGGATATTCTCTGCTTCGACGAGCCGACCTCGGCGCTCGACCCGGAGCTGACGGGTGAGGTGCTCCGCGTGATCCGCAATCTTGCGATGCAGCACACGACGATGATCATCGTGACACATGAGATGGCTTTCGCACGCGACGTGGCGGACCGGGTGATCTTCATGGACGGAGGGAGGATCGTCGAGCAGGGCGCGTCCCGGGATGTGATTGATCATCCGAAGGAAAAACGGACACAGGAGTTTCTTTCAAATTACGCGAAAGGACCGGGAGAGGACGCCTGA